One Sporolituus thermophilus DSM 23256 genomic region harbors:
- a CDS encoding quinate 5-dehydrogenase — MKRIISVSLGSSRRNHKTIQQFAGQTFSIERIGTDGDKQKAIELIRLLDGQVDAFGLGGTDLYIYAGNRRYTFRESAQIAAAAQKTPIVDGSGVKNTLERRVVKFLEENEVYRFQGKRVLVVCAVDRFGLAEALVNAGSAVVFGDLLFGLGLPLPIRSLDGLARLAKVVAPVITQLPVSFFYPTGDRQLSTRPRFSRYFTEADVVAGDFHFIRRYMPPSLAGKTVITNTITGEDEALLRERGVATLVTTTPDMGGRSFGTNVLEGVAVALAGKRPEELTAADYDRILNEMGIQPTVKRLNP; from the coding sequence ATGAAACGCATAATTAGCGTTAGTTTGGGTTCTTCCCGGCGCAACCACAAGACCATCCAGCAATTTGCCGGGCAGACCTTTTCCATTGAACGGATTGGCACCGACGGCGACAAACAAAAAGCGATTGAACTCATCCGCCTGTTAGACGGCCAAGTTGATGCTTTTGGCCTGGGGGGCACAGACCTGTACATTTATGCCGGCAACCGGCGCTACACTTTCCGCGAATCCGCGCAGATCGCCGCGGCCGCTCAAAAAACGCCCATTGTCGATGGTAGCGGCGTCAAGAACACGCTGGAGCGGCGGGTGGTTAAGTTTTTGGAAGAAAATGAAGTTTATCGGTTCCAAGGGAAAAGGGTACTGGTAGTTTGCGCCGTCGACCGCTTTGGTTTGGCGGAAGCGCTGGTTAACGCCGGCAGCGCTGTTGTTTTTGGCGATCTCTTATTCGGACTGGGGCTGCCGCTGCCCATCCGCAGTTTGGACGGTCTGGCCCGTTTGGCCAAAGTAGTGGCGCCGGTTATAACCCAATTGCCGGTTAGTTTCTTTTATCCGACTGGTGACCGGCAGCTTTCTACCCGGCCGCGGTTTAGCCGTTATTTTACGGAAGCGGATGTTGTGGCCGGCGATTTTCACTTTATTCGCCGCTATATGCCGCCGTCGCTTGCCGGCAAAACCGTTATCACCAACACGATAACAGGCGAGGACGAAGCGCTGCTTAGGGAGCGGGGCGTAGCGACGCTGGTAACGACAACCCCCGATATGGGCGGGCGGTCTTTCGGCACCAATGTGCTGGAGGGAGTGGCCGTTGCGCTGGCCGGGAAACGGCCGGAAGAGCTAACAGCTGCAGATTATGACCGAATACTTAACGAGATGGGTATTCAGCCGACCGTAAAAAGGCTGAATCCGTAA
- a CDS encoding saccharopine dehydrogenase NADP-binding domain-containing protein, which produces MEKFAFIIHPLTAKDFSRKFPFAKNWPDRFVEGIMKYIPPFKVSEITGVVSDHAEAQGWFVGCPLTSRQMLEMPEPYVIKKIIKAGKVAEKLGAKVVGLGAFTSVVGDAGITIAKNLNIAVTTGNSYTVATALEGVRQAAKLMGKDIAHANIVILGATGSIGAACAQIMAREARYLTLVARNEKKLEKLAEQIFRSTGLAARITANTKSALKTADVVIAVTSAVDSIIEPEDLKPGAIVCDVARPRNVSRRVAEMRNDVLVIEGGVVEVPGDVNFGLNFGFPPKTAYACMAETMILALEGRYENFTLGRDLTVKQVELIEQLARKHGFKLAGFRSFERALTPEEITAIKANAAAKQRGEGEKRI; this is translated from the coding sequence TTGGAAAAATTTGCGTTTATTATCCACCCGCTCACGGCCAAGGATTTTAGCCGCAAATTTCCCTTCGCTAAGAATTGGCCTGATCGCTTTGTGGAAGGCATAATGAAATACATACCGCCGTTTAAAGTTTCCGAGATAACGGGTGTCGTTTCTGATCATGCCGAGGCGCAGGGATGGTTTGTGGGTTGTCCGCTTACGTCGCGGCAGATGCTGGAAATGCCGGAGCCTTACGTCATAAAAAAAATTATTAAGGCCGGTAAAGTAGCTGAAAAATTAGGGGCTAAAGTCGTCGGCCTGGGGGCCTTTACCTCGGTTGTCGGCGATGCCGGAATTACGATTGCCAAGAATTTAAATATTGCGGTTACTACCGGTAATAGTTACACCGTAGCGACGGCTTTGGAGGGCGTTCGGCAGGCGGCGAAGCTGATGGGCAAGGATATCGCGCACGCCAATATTGTTATCTTGGGCGCTACCGGTTCCATTGGTGCGGCTTGCGCCCAAATCATGGCGCGGGAGGCCCGCTATCTGACGTTAGTAGCGCGCAATGAAAAAAAACTGGAAAAACTTGCTGAACAAATTTTTCGTTCTACCGGATTAGCCGCGCGCATAACGGCAAATACTAAATCCGCTCTAAAAACAGCCGATGTAGTGATTGCCGTAACAAGCGCTGTTGACAGCATTATTGAACCGGAGGATTTAAAGCCGGGTGCCATCGTCTGTGATGTGGCCCGCCCGCGCAATGTTTCGCGCCGTGTCGCCGAAATGCGCAATGACGTTTTGGTCATCGAAGGCGGTGTGGTGGAAGTGCCAGGGGACGTAAATTTTGGCCTGAATTTTGGCTTCCCGCCCAAGACAGCCTATGCCTGCATGGCCGAGACGATGATTTTGGCGCTCGAAGGACGGTACGAAAACTTTACTTTGGGTCGCGACCTAACCGTTAAGCAAGTCGAGCTTATCGAACAATTGGCGCGTAAGCATGGTTTTAAGCTGGCCGGCTTCCGCAGCTTCGAGCGGGCGCTGACACCGGAAGAAATTACGGCAATTAAAGCAAATGCTGCGGCGAAACAACGAGGTGAGGGAGAAAAAAGAATTTGA
- a CDS encoding transcriptional regulator produces MLRRIGDKIVNRQKIHQVIDQILELRGQGMSQQEVANQLGIDRTFVSRLETIGEVRKGARIALIGFPIKNCPELEAVARQEGIDYCLLMSEQERWHFVESKTGVELFNQITEMIALLRQYDIVIILGSNMRIKLVETLLDKEVIGIQIGESPIADDRYVNPEDLRTIIRQLRY; encoded by the coding sequence ATGCTGCGGCGCATTGGCGATAAAATCGTCAATCGACAGAAAATTCACCAGGTGATTGACCAGATCCTGGAACTGCGCGGCCAAGGCATGTCCCAGCAAGAAGTGGCCAACCAGTTGGGGATCGACCGCACATTTGTTTCCCGGCTGGAAACGATCGGGGAGGTACGAAAGGGGGCGCGCATTGCCCTCATTGGCTTTCCGATTAAAAACTGCCCTGAACTGGAGGCGGTAGCCCGGCAGGAAGGGATTGACTACTGCCTGCTCATGTCCGAGCAGGAGCGGTGGCATTTTGTGGAAAGCAAGACAGGCGTGGAGCTATTTAACCAGATAACGGAAATGATCGCGCTGCTGCGCCAATACGATATTGTTATCATTTTAGGTTCCAATATGCGCATTAAACTGGTTGAAACGCTGCTGGACAAAGAAGTAATCGGCATTCAAATTGGCGAGTCGCCCATTGCGGATGACCGGTATGTTAATCCGGAAGACCTTCGGACCATCATCCGCCAACTCAGGTACTGA
- the greA gene encoding transcription elongation factor GreA codes for MAEKQTILTVDGLKKIEQKLEHLKSVRRREVAERIKQAIEFGDISENSEYEDAKNEQAFIEGEILTLEKMLRNAKVIDEGEISTDTVTLGSTVVLKDLEFGDELEYTLVGSAEADPMEFKISNESPVGQAIMGQKVGSVVEVNVPAGILKYKILEIKRS; via the coding sequence ATGGCGGAAAAACAGACAATTCTTACCGTCGATGGTTTGAAGAAGATAGAGCAGAAACTGGAACACCTCAAATCGGTGCGTCGCCGCGAGGTAGCCGAGCGCATTAAGCAAGCCATCGAATTTGGCGACATCAGTGAAAACTCAGAGTACGAGGACGCAAAAAACGAACAGGCCTTCATTGAAGGGGAAATCCTCACCCTGGAGAAAATGTTGCGCAACGCTAAAGTGATTGACGAAGGCGAGATTAGCACTGATACGGTAACACTTGGCTCTACCGTTGTCCTGAAGGACCTTGAGTTTGGTGACGAACTGGAATATACGTTAGTGGGCTCGGCGGAGGCCGACCCGATGGAGTTCAAGATCTCCAATGAATCGCCGGTAGGCCAGGCAATTATGGGCCAGAAAGTGGGCAGCGTTGTCGAAGTGAATGTTCCCGCCGGCATACTGAAATACAAAATTTTAGAGATTAAACGGAGCTAA